In the Candidatus Methylomirabilota bacterium genome, GCTCACGCGGACCCCTCGGCGGAGTACCCGGCGGTGCTGACGGCGCTCGAGGGCGAGGTGGTCGCGCGCGGCCCGAAGGGCGAGCGCGTCGTCCCGGCGCGGGACCTCTTCCGGACCTATCTCACGACGAGCCTCGAGCCCGAGGAGATCCTGGTCGAGGTCAGGTTGCCCGCGACGCCGGCCGGCGCGGGCGTGGCGCTCGAGGAGTTCGCGCGGCGCCACGGCGACTTCGCGATCGTCGGGATCGCCGCGATGATCGTGCGCGAGGGCGAGCGCTGCAAGCAGGCGCGCCTCGCGACGGCGGGCGCCGGGCCGGTGCCGCTGCGCCTGCGCGCCGCGGAGGAGATCCTCGAGCGCGAGGGCCTGGGCGACGCGGCGATCGAGGCCGCCGCGCGGCGCGCCGCGGAGCTGGTCTCGCCGGACTCGGACATCCACGCCTCGGCCGACTACCGGCGCCATCTCACGGGCGTCCTCACGCGGCGCGCGCTCAAGCGCGCGCTGGGAATCGCGCGTGGCTGACCTCGTCACCGTCCGCCTCAAGGTGAACGGCATCGCGTACGAGGAGCGCTGCGAGCCCCGGAAGCTCCTCGTGGACTTCGTCCGAGAGGACCTCGGGCTCACGGGCACGCACGTCGGCTGCGAGCATGGCATCTGCGGCGCGTGCACGATCCTCGTGGACGGCGAAGCCGCGCGCTCGTGCATCATGCTCGCCGTCCAGGCCGACGGCGCCGAGCTCACCACGGTCGAGGGGCTCATGCGCGACGGCAAGCTCCATCCGCTCCAGGAGGCGTTCCGCGAGCACCACGGCCTCCAGTGCGGCTTCTGCACGCCGGGGATGCTGCTCACCGCGCTCGACTTCCTGCGCACGAACCCGTCGCCGACCGAGGCCGAGATCCGCGAGGGGATCTCCGCCGTGCTCTGCCGCTGCACCGGCTACCACGGCATCATCAAGGCCGTCGAGGCCGCCGCCCCCGCGCTCAGGAAGTCGTGACCCTGATCGGCGCGCGCGTTCGCCGCGTCGAGGACGCGCGCCTCCTCACGGGCCGGGGGCGCTTCCTCGGGGACCTCGTCCTGCCGCGGATGCTCCACGCGGCGTTCCACCGGAGCCCGCACGCGCACGCGCGGATCCGCGACCTCGACCTCACCCCGGCGCGGTCGGCGCCGGGCGTCGCCGCGTGCCTCGGCGGTGAGGATCTGCGACCGCACGCGCGGCCGATCCGCGCCGAGTCACGCATGAAGGGCTACCGCGCGACGGACTTCCCGGCGCTCGCGGTCGGCAAGGTCCGGTACGCGGGCGAGGCCGTCGCCGTGGTGGTCGGCGAGAGCCGCTACGCCGCCGAGGACGCGGCCGAGCTGATCAGCGTCTCCTGGGAGCCCTTGCCGGTGGTCGTCGGCGCCGAGGCCGGCGCGGAGACGGGGAGCCCGCTCGTCCACGAGGAGGCCGGCAGCAACGTGCTGCTCTCGCGCGCCTTCGTCCAGGGCGACGCGGAGGCGGCGCTCCGCGGCGCCGCGGTCGTGGTGGGCGACCGCTTCCGCTTCCACCGGCACGCGGGCGTCACGATGGAGAACCGCGCGTGCCTCGCCGACTGGGACGCGGGCGCCGGCGTGCTGACGCTCTGGTCCTCGACCCAGGTGCCCGGGCTCCTGCGCGACGCCCTCGCCGACCTGCTCGGGGTCCCGGCGCATCGCGTGCGCGTCG is a window encoding:
- a CDS encoding xanthine dehydrogenase family protein subunit M codes for the protein MKPPKFDYHAPTTVDEALALLQRYGGDAKVLAGGQSLMPLLNFRLSRPAALVDLNRIPALAYIREHDGQVRLGAMTRQRTIEFDSIVARKLPLLREATRWVGHLPIRTRGTIGGSIAHADPSAEYPAVLTALEGEVVARGPKGERVVPARDLFRTYLTTSLEPEEILVEVRLPATPAGAGVALEEFARRHGDFAIVGIAAMIVREGERCKQARLATAGAGPVPLRLRAAEEILEREGLGDAAIEAAARRAAELVSPDSDIHASADYRRHLTGVLTRRALKRALGIARG
- a CDS encoding (2Fe-2S)-binding protein, whose protein sequence is MADLVTVRLKVNGIAYEERCEPRKLLVDFVREDLGLTGTHVGCEHGICGACTILVDGEAARSCIMLAVQADGAELTTVEGLMRDGKLHPLQEAFREHHGLQCGFCTPGMLLTALDFLRTNPSPTEAEIREGISAVLCRCTGYHGIIKAVEAAAPALRKS